Below is a window of Chloroflexota bacterium DNA.
TCCGTTTCAACTCGGTGAGTTGCGCGGCGAGCGCGTTCAGCGGCTCGACCTCGGCCTGCGCCTTCAGCGTTTCAATTTCCACGGCGCGGCGCGATTGCACGATCTTCTGGTCGGCGCCGGCGTGGGCGAGGCTGATTTCCGACGAGACCTGGTTCTGCGCCGTGTTGATCGCGGCCAGCGCCGACTCGACTTCCGGCGGCGGGTCGATACTGGTGATGAGTGTGGCGTCGAGCACGATGCCGTAGCGCGCGGACGATGACACGCACTCGCGATCCATGTGCTCGTTGAGGTCGCGCAGATTCTTGCGCAAGTCGTTGATTGATACGCCCGCCATCTTGCTGATATCCACCGCTTCTTCCGCGGCATGCGGCGCTTCGAAGCCCGCGATGCGCTCGCGCAGGATCGACACGAAGTAGCCCATCACATGCGCGATCGGGTTCTTGACGCCGAAGATGTAGGCGTATAGGTTGCGTTCGGAGATACGGTAGCGCAACTGGCCCGACAGCCCGATATTCAACTGGTCTTTGGTGACCGCCTCGAGCACCGTGCCGCCCTGGTTGAGGCTGCGGTTCTCCGGGTCGAATGCAATGCTGATGGTTTCGGTCGCGATCGATACCTTGTAGATGCGCTCCCACGGCCATTTGAAATACGGCCCGCCGGGCTGAATGACGCGCACCTGCGGGTACGTATAGCGCTCGCGTTCCTCCGGGGTCAGCGACTCCGCGATTGGGTCGTTGAGCGTCGTCACGCCGGGAATACGGTCGGCGCGCCCGAAAACCGTCTTGACCGCGCGCTCGTTCTGGTTGA
It encodes the following:
- a CDS encoding SPFH domain-containing protein codes for the protein MEFGGTLFGCLLGFLGWFVIRYGLMGFYTVNQNERAVKTVFGRADRIPGVTTLNDPIAESLTPEERERYTYPQVRVIQPGGPYFKWPWERIYKVSIATETISIAFDPENRSLNQGGTVLEAVTKDQLNIGLSGQLRYRISERNLYAYIFGVKNPIAHVMGYFVSILRERIAGFEAPHAAEEAVDISKMAGVSINDLRKNLRDLNEHMDRECVSSSARYGIVLDATLITSIDPPPEVESALAAINTAQNQVSSEISLAHAGADQKIVQSRRAVEIETLKAQAEVEPLNALAAQLTELKRSGPAALSTYLRNVRLKVFGQTEHAILEVKP